ACCAATTGATGCTGGGCATCTCGCTTGCAATCATTTCGTTCGTCGGCCTCGAATCGATCTCGCAGGCCGCCCAAGAGACGCAGCGTCCGGCGTCGGTCGTGCCGCGCACCTCGGTCGCGCTCATCCTCACGATTTTGATCTTCGCGCTTTCTTATTCCAACCTCGCGTTGGGCATGCATCCGTGGCACCCCATTTTCGATGCCCACGGCCACCCGATGCAATTCTGGGAAATCTTCCCGAATAACCCCGATAATCAAGGTAAGGCCGTGGCGCTGCTCGCCCAGCAGATCCCGTATTTCGGGGCGCTCGCGGCATTTTACGTCCCGGTCTTAGGCGCGATCTTACTCTTGATCTCTTCGAATTCGGGCGTGTTCGGCAGCTCGCGCATCGCCTACGCGATGTCGAGGGGCAATCTCTTGCCCTCCATCTTCCAACGCGTCCATGCCAAGTACCGGACGCCGGTTATTTCGATCGCGACCTTCTGCGGCGTCGCGATCGTCGAACTGATCTTCGCAGCGCTGCCGTCGCTGGATCCAAACGCCAATGCGATCTACGCCCGCCTCTTTCGGGGGGAAAGCGGCCTGGATTTCCTCGCCGATCTCTACGCATTCGGCGCTGCAACCAGCTACTCGTTCGTCTTTATCGCGCTGGTCGCGTTGCGTCTGCACGACCCGTTGAGCCCGCGCAAATTTAAGATTCCATTCAATATTCCGGTACGAGTAAACGGCGAGCGTGCGGAATTCCCGATCATCGCGGTTCTCGGCTTTCTGGGCATTGGATCGATCCTGGTCTTCACCCTATTCACCCATCCCATCGGGCGCATCGCCGGCCCGTTGTGGCTGATCTTCGGACTGATATTCTACCTGTTCTATCGCCGCAGCCGCAAACTCCCGATGTTCCATTCGCGCAAGCAAGACTGGCGCAAGCAACAAATCGAGATCCTGCGCAGCGCCGGCGAACTCGAGCTGATGGACGAATACCTTGCCAATCTCAAGACGCACGACGAGCGCGTCGCGACGGAGGCGAAGGCCTAACAGATGCTGATCCTACGAGCCGTTTTGGCAGCAGCGATCGCCCTTGTCGGCGCGGTGGTCATCGTGCGTATGCTCGGCCAAGGGCTGCATTTTGAGATCCTGCCCGGCTTGGTTTTAGGCATCGCCATGGTTGCCTTAGGCACCCACCGGCTCTCCCTCATCATGCGGATACGCAGAGGTTCCACGTGATCGCGCCGCCCACCGAATTCCACGTGCAAGTCACGGTCATCGGCGCCGTTATCGCGGTGTTCATCGCGGCCTCGATCGGAGCAACCCTGTGGTGGATGCTGCACCCGCCGGCTTCGTTCGTGCAAAAACTCGCGCAAGAAGCCGAGAACGAGCTCGAGCGCATGGTGGGCAGCATCATCGTCGTGTTCTCTCCGGAGATTCTCTCGGGACACATGATGGCGCTGGCGGCCAAACTCGCGCGCGGCGAGAAATCCGAGTTGCTGGCCATCTACGTGATCGAAGTCCCCTACACGCTTCCCCCGGACGCCGAGATGCCGCTTGAAGAGCGCGCCGCCCTCGACGCTTTGGGCGCAGCGGAAACGATCGCCCTCAATAGTGACGTTACGCTAAGGACGGAGACGATCAAGGCCCGCTCGACCAAACAGGCCGTACTCGACATCGCCAAGCGAGAGAAGGCAAATCTCATCATCCTCGGCTCGTTCCGCGAGGGCAAGTACAGCGGCGCTCCTTTAGGCCGCGCGATCGAAGAAGTCGCATCCGATGCAAAATGCGATGTGCTCATCGGCGTTGAAGGCAAGCACGGAACCTTACTCATCGACGAAACGCTACAGTCCACCGGAGAGACTCGCTCTTAGAGCGCGCGTGCGCTCGCACTAGCTACAGGAGAGAACTATGCTCAAACGCTCGCCCGCCCTCATCCTGGCAGCGGCAGTCGCGTCGCTACTCGTGGCTCCGCATCTCGCCATGGCCGCAAACTCCACACCCGCAATCGCCGCCTTCGATGCGGCTTTCGCTAAGACGAGCCAATTCACGTACAAGCTCCGCGCCCACGAAACCAAAGGATCCTCGGTGCAAGACCGGCTCTACGACTATTCGTTCATGAAGCCGCACTTTGCAAAAACGCTGATCGAGTCCGGCGATGGCAAGGGCTCCGGCGCGGTATGGGCCGGCGGCGACCAGGTCAGCGGCCATCAAGGCGGTTTTCTCTCCGGCATTCATCTTAAAATCAGCCTCCACGACGGACGCGCCGTCTCGCTGCGCGGCTACACGATCCCCGACGGCCTCCCGCAGAACATCATCGCGAAGTACACCAGCATTCCCGGGAAGCTCTCGCAAGCCCCCGGCGGCAAGATCGACGGCGTGCCCACCGATCGCGTCGAGCTCATCGTCGCAAG
The DNA window shown above is from Candidatus Dormiibacterota bacterium and carries:
- a CDS encoding APC family permease; this encodes MPTDNKPELRRSVTPWGSFAWGYSDVGADIFVGLGLVLAAAAGASNVAFLFAGIVYVCIGLAYTELAATYPVAGGGQYFVQRGLGDVFGFMAGWAVLLDFTIDVTLFAWTCVDYSSQLAPVLVASVHPWVHFLVTLGLIVGLCVLNIVGVRESTAFNGFVSALDVVSECCILCFGFLFTFRPELLMHNMQMHWPSPYQLMLGISLAIISFVGLESISQAAQETQRPASVVPRTSVALILTILIFALSYSNLALGMHPWHPIFDAHGHPMQFWEIFPNNPDNQGKAVALLAQQIPYFGALAAFYVPVLGAILLLISSNSGVFGSSRIAYAMSRGNLLPSIFQRVHAKYRTPVISIATFCGVAIVELIFAALPSLDPNANAIYARLFRGESGLDFLADLYAFGAATSYSFVFIALVALRLHDPLSPRKFKIPFNIPVRVNGERAEFPIIAVLGFLGIGSILVFTLFTHPIGRIAGPLWLIFGLIFYLFYRRSRKLPMFHSRKQDWRKQQIEILRSAGELELMDEYLANLKTHDERVATEAKA
- a CDS encoding universal stress protein — its product is MIAPPTEFHVQVTVIGAVIAVFIAASIGATLWWMLHPPASFVQKLAQEAENELERMVGSIIVVFSPEILSGHMMALAAKLARGEKSELLAIYVIEVPYTLPPDAEMPLEERAALDALGAAETIALNSDVTLRTETIKARSTKQAVLDIAKREKANLIILGSFREGKYSGAPLGRAIEEVASDAKCDVLIGVEGKHGTLLIDETLQSTGETRS